The Peromyscus maniculatus bairdii isolate BWxNUB_F1_BW_parent chromosome 3, HU_Pman_BW_mat_3.1, whole genome shotgun sequence genome segment caccctcccccagttCCTCTAAGtgtttccttttaaagaaaagcCATGGTTCACTGCTACTGAAAATTAAAGACAACAGCATAAAGATCAAGGTCCAGGCTGGTACCAGCAATGACAGAACATTAAAATTGCTATTTGAATTTCTCTTTCCTTGAACATTGGCAAAGACTATTGAAGGAAAGACAACCACAACACAGGTTAATTccataaattgtgtgtgtgtgtgtgtgtgtgtgtgtgtgtgtgtgtgtgtgtgtgtgtgttcaccaaCATTGATGTTTGGAGAAGTCAGAGGTGGATATTGagatgtcttccttaatcacttcTCTATCttattctttgagatagggtgtctCACTGATCCTGGATGTTTAATCTAGACTGCCTGGCCAACAAGCTTTCTGGATCCTTGTGGCTCCACTGCCAACAATAGGATTACAGTACACATGGCCACATCTGGCCATTACATTGGTGCTGAGAATTTGAATTCAGATCTTCAATCTTGTCTCTCTCCAAGCACATTACCCACTCACTCCCCAGCCACATTTTAGAATTTTTCTACTTCTATCTCTTCATTCATAGACTCTTTTGGCTGAAATGAACAAGCTGGAGGTGGCCTTCAATTTAGATGAAATGGATGGCAATAATAATTATATGATTGGCTCCAACCCACATCACAACACTGAGtaccaagaaaacacaagatgGCTTATTAGGTAAGGGTTATGTTATAAGGTTGAGGAGAGAAGGAATAACCAACTAGCTCTTCCTCCTACAGGCTACACTTCTAGATTCTTCAATTGTACTAAGCTGTCTCCCTTCTATTTCTCTTCAGTTCCAGATTTGCTTTGACAATCAGAATCATACCTTGCACATCCTGGACTTCTTTCTGATGTGCTGAAATTATGTTTTCAAAACTTACCCTTTCTGACACCAGACTAGAGAGCCAGGCCTCCACTCGCAAAGTTGGCATGTTGATTTTAGGTTACATGCTTGATGAATATCTAGCTTCTAGAATTGATTGTGTATTACTTCAATAAGGTGAGCTCAATTTCCTACCCTACATAAATATGCCAACTATCAACAGTGCTATAGtggggtagccattccagctttggtctggaagtttcaacccccattgacgttttggtaactatcacgcccacaaggcggggccaggggagggccTAAAGACCTGAGATTGGGATGTGCAGCCTCTCTTGAGGCTGGGAGCCCGGGTGCTAGAGGTggactgaggagagttctccagagaacatcggcaactactgctgcgtctttcccagaaccctcaacctacctattccttcatttgtaagctacgccattaaataaatcttcttttaactacgtggagtggccttaataatttcaccaatataggGCTTTTAAGGTATACAGAACACTGCGCTTCAGCTACTGAACAATGAAGAATATTTTGGGCAAAACAAATCTGTGGTTATCCTCAATGAAGAGCTTGACCAAGAACACGGTGGTCACATTACTACTTGATGGGTTAAGCCTTCTCATAAGACAggcaaagagggaaaaaaaaaaggaaaaaattgaagATCAGCACATTTCTCCCCCATTTTAGCATCTTGGGTACTtggaagaatgaaatgaaaatttgtgAAAAACAGCCATATCAACTTGCTGTGGTGACTCAAAAGTTGTCGTTTCTCAACTCAACTTTGCTGAAACACTTGATTCATGTTGTTCTTATTTAACCTAATTTGCATTGATTTAATCAGTGGTGGTATGctttaaatacataataaattggAATTCTGCAACTCAGAAGACTTAGAATAGCTAAATTTCAATAAAGCTCATTTCAATCTGTTAATGTATACAGCTCTGCCAAGAGATTTAAGAGGATAGAAAGATGCAACTTGCCACATTAGAGGTGAGAAGGGTTTAAGGGAAAAGATACCATGCAGACAAAACGATTTGCAGGATAATAGCatgaaaaactatatatacatatatattctctctatataatatataatatatattcttaattACAGCCTAGAAGCATCTTCTACACTTTGAGTGGCATACTTAGAAGAAAACTCACATATAAATGCAGtgcatttaattttattctttttcttttttgccaatGCTCaactcttctctgcctttctgtaCCAGCTCTACAAATCAAGTGACATCCAAAGTAGGACCTCTTCTTGCCCATTTGGCAGCCTCTCTCATCCTTTTGCCAAGCTGCATGCATTACAAGGATTTTCTTCCTAACAGCCATGGGGATTGGGTGCCTTATGCTCACAGTACTTGCTGAATGGCTGGCCACTGTTTACCCCTGCCTGTGCCTGCCCAGCCCTGCTCCTCCAACCCTTTAGAGTTTATGGCTCAATCAGTCGGCATGCTGTCAGGAATAATTGTTTTGGCAAGGGGTAAAACCACTTGATGATGAAATTGTTTCTCTGTCTGTTAAAGTGTTCTGCAGCAACTCACAAGTGCCAAGGGCCCAGTCCAGAGCTAAGTTGGAGGCAGAGTGAGGACAGGTGACCATCCAGACTGGCAAAGGAAGAACACAGCTCCAAGGAGGAACATCAAAGATCTATCTGTGTCAGTAAGAAGGTGCATGACCTTGAATAATccccagatgcctctggcctcagtttcGTCATGTGCAAAATGGAGAGGGTTGATTTTCTAATGTCTCCTGGAGCTCCTAAGACAGCATGTGATGTCTAGCACATCTCAGACTTGTATTCTTTTCAATTAAATGATGCATCTTGGGGATGAATGACCAGAGCAGAGCTCAAAGGAATACAGAATAGAATGATTCACATCCCTGTTCATATGACTTTTCCTGAAAAGTACCACCTGTCTTTGGTGACCTTAAGTCTACCAGTTGGTCTTTTCAACTTGTTAAGAGCCAGGCTAGTGGCTTGATCAATCTCCTTAACCTGGGAGATTTCCCAACCCATCATCATTCCTAGCAAGTAATAGTGACAGGTAATGCCCACTTATTTGGAGTTCATTAGAGACAGAAATGACAGGAATGTAAGGACAATAATACACCTTAACGTGTGACTCCTCCTGACACAGGCTTACTTAGCCATCTTTAagaatgttcttttttcttttcctttttaaaaacagataccCAGAGGGCTGTGAGAGGAGGATAGATTTCTTATAGGACAGTTGTGACCAGAGGGGTACTCCTGTCTATAAAGGATTGAGGGTAGAAAATCCGACAGGGGCTTTCCCTGGGATTCAGAAGAAAAGTAGCATTATTCTATACAGTCACAAAGCTGAATTAGAGATGAGGGGATAAGAAAAAggcttccttatttttttaaatcacctctTCTCTACACATCTTCTAGTACATTCTCCAAGGTTTAGATGTAATTACCACGAACAGCACATGTCAATGTTAGCCTCTCCCATGTCATACAACAGCATCTTTATCCCTGCAGTCAGTGTGCTCCATGGACAAGATGCAGACTGGGCAAGCCCCAGGGGGATCTCCAGCAGTCTCTCTGTACACAGGTTGAACCTGCCATACTGCAACCTTTTCACACCGTCAGGACTCAGATGGCTTCTCTAACAGAATGGGCTTGAAAAGCATTCCCTCCATCCCTGAAAACAGCCAGCTCACTGTAGAAGGCCAGTGTTggcacagggagaggagaggagaggggaggggaggagaggggaggagaggagaggagaggagaggagaggagaggagaggagaggagaggagaggagaggagaggagaggagaggagagagggagagggagagggagagggagggagagagagagagagagagagagagagagagagagagagagagagagagagagagagagagagagagagagaatgggaatcAGAGCCAAACCCCAAATCACTGCCTTCTTGTGCCTcctctcaagttgctttttggaaagcaaagaaacaaatgttGATTGCTCTACAGAGTCCTACGTATCTGTTACACGTAGACAGTTTAAAGGGAGGAGGGTATAGCCCCAAAGAAAGGTTGGCGGGGCAACCGAATATCTCAGCCCCTCATTTGGATATATCTTGTCACTGATGATATTTCTTACCCcatcccctcttctttttttttccgccCTGAAATATAGaccgaaaaaaaaaaagctgagtgtttttcatttcatcaaaGAACATATATTACTTTAGcggtttggttaaaaaaaaaaaccgttgGTTTTCTGCCCACCCCTTTTCAATCTGCCGGTGTCGGAGGTGCTCAGAGAAGACGCACAATCGCGAGCAGCTTACGACACTCAGTGAGCAGTCGGTGCCGGTGCAGGCTCGCGCACACTCCTCGGTGGAGGGAAGGAGTCGAGCACTGCTCTGCGCTCCGCAAAGCATGAGCCGGCCAGGTTTCCGCAGCTGCTTAGGACACGAATGGCAGGCGTTCTCCAACCGGGACTCCAAGGTGGCTGCGATCCGCGGTGGGCATTACCGATGACATTCTCCAGACTGTCAAATCCTGGGGAGTCTCGAGCCCCGAGTTTGGAGTTGATTTTTTCTCTCACCCGCCCCACCACGTCACAGTCTCAACTGcagaggaaaaaaagggggacCGAGGCAGGAAGGCGAGAAGCCCGGGCTCTAGGCGGCACGTAGTTGGGAAACTTGCGGGTCCTAGAAGTCGCCTCCCCGCCTCGCCGACCGCCCCTGCAGCCCCGGAGCGCAGCAGCAAAGTGAGACATTGTGCGTCTGCCAGATCCTCGGGCCGCGGAGCAGGGCTGCCTCGGGAAACACAGAGGGGTCTTCTCTCGCCCTGCATATAATTAGCCTACACACAAAGGGAGCAGCTGAATGGAGGTTGTCACTCGCTGGAAAAGGGTGGGTAAGacacttttttaattaaattctttccagaagaaaaaaaaaaatttcctcccttttctttgctGCCGCATCTAACATGGACTGCATTACCCCAGCTTTGATCTTTCCGTGGCTGTGAACTTTGTATGCTGCCCGGCTTTCTGCATGCTTAGAGGTGAACGTGTGGCTCTGGGGAGGGGGGGTTCCTTCTACATTTCTCTATAttgatttgggtttgtttttttgtccctttctcccccctccccctccctcccctctccctcggAATAAAATATGATATAGATTTCTGACCCAGCGCTTCCAATGGACATTCTCCAGTCTCTCTGGAAAGATTCTCGCTAATGGATTTCCTGCTACTCGGCCTCTGTCTACACTGGCTGCTGAGGAGGCCCTCGGGGGTGGTCTTGTGTCTGCTGGGGGCCTGCTTTCAGATGCTGCCCGCCGCCCCCAGCGGATGCCCGGGGCAGTGTCGGTGCGAGGGGCGGCTGTTGTACTGCGAGGCGCTCAACCTAACCGAGGCGCCCCACAACCTGTCCGGCCTGCTGGGCTTGTCTCTGCGCTACAACAGCCTCTCGGAGCTGCGCGCCGGCCAGTTCACGGGGTTAATGCAGCTCACGTGGCTGTATTTGGATCACAATCACATCTGCTCGGTGCAGGGGGACGCCTTTCAGAAACTGCGCCGAGTTAAGGAACTCACACTGAGTTCCAACCAGATCACCCAACTGGCCAACACCACCTTCCGGCCCATGCCCAACCTGCGCAGCGTGGACCTGTCCTACAATAAGCTGCAGGCGCTGGCTCCGGATCTCTTCCACGGGCTGCGGAAGCTCACCACGCTGCACATGCGGGCCAATGCCATCCAGTTTGTGCCGGTGCGCATCTTCCAGGACTGCCGCAGCCTCAAGTTTCTCGACATTGGATACAATCAGCTCAAGAGTCTGGCGCGCAACTCTTTCGCTGGCTTGTTCAAGCTCACGGAGCTGCACCTGGAGCATAACGACTTGATCAAGGTGAACTTCGCCCATTTCCCGCGCCTCATCTCTCTTCACTCGCTCTGCCTGCGGCGGAATAAGGTGGCTATTGTGGTCAGCTCTCTGGACTGGGTTTGGAATTTGGAGAAAATGGACTTGTCTGGGAACGAGATCGAATACATGGAGCCCCACGTGTTCGAGACCGTGCCGTACCTGCAGTCCCTGCAGCTGGACTCCAACCGTCTCACCTATATAGAGCCCCGTATCCTCAACTCCTGGAAGTCCCTTACGAGCATTACCCTGGCCGGAAACCTGTGGGACTGTGGGCGCAATGTATGCGCCCTGGCCTCCTGGCTCAGCAACTTCCAGGGGCGCTATGATGCTAACTTGCAGTGCGCCAGCCCGGAGTACGCACAGGGCGAGGACGTCTTGGATGCTGTGTATGCTTTCCACCTGTGCGAGGATGGGGCCGAGCCCACCAGCGGCCACCTCCTGTCTGCTGTCACTAACCGCAGTGACCTAGTGCCCCCTGAGAGCTCAGCCACCACGCTGGTGGATGGCGGGGAGGGACTGCACGATGGCACTCTTGAGCCCATCACCGTGGCTCTCCCCGGCGAGCACGCTGAGAACGCTGTGCAGATCCACAAGGTGGTCACGGGCACGATGgctctcattttctccttcctc includes the following:
- the Lrrtm1 gene encoding leucine-rich repeat transmembrane neuronal protein 1; translation: MDFLLLGLCLHWLLRRPSGVVLCLLGACFQMLPAAPSGCPGQCRCEGRLLYCEALNLTEAPHNLSGLLGLSLRYNSLSELRAGQFTGLMQLTWLYLDHNHICSVQGDAFQKLRRVKELTLSSNQITQLANTTFRPMPNLRSVDLSYNKLQALAPDLFHGLRKLTTLHMRANAIQFVPVRIFQDCRSLKFLDIGYNQLKSLARNSFAGLFKLTELHLEHNDLIKVNFAHFPRLISLHSLCLRRNKVAIVVSSLDWVWNLEKMDLSGNEIEYMEPHVFETVPYLQSLQLDSNRLTYIEPRILNSWKSLTSITLAGNLWDCGRNVCALASWLSNFQGRYDANLQCASPEYAQGEDVLDAVYAFHLCEDGAEPTSGHLLSAVTNRSDLVPPESSATTLVDGGEGLHDGTLEPITVALPGEHAENAVQIHKVVTGTMALIFSFLIVVLVLYVSWKCFPASLRQLRQCFVTQRRKQKQKQTMHQMAAMSAQEYYVDYKPNHIEGALVIINEYGSCTCHQQPARECEV